The Candidatus Palauibacter australiensis sequence CTCCAACGAGACCGACGTCTCGATCGCGGACGTCACCGACAAGGAGAACCCGATCCCGCTGTCGACCGCCACGTACGCCAACGTCGCCTACGCGCACCAGGGCTGGGTGACGGAGGATCACCGTTTCTTCTACCTGGGAGACGAACTCGACGAACTGAGAACGCAGTTCTCGGGTACGCGCACGATGATCTTCGACATCACGGACCTCGACGACCCCGTCCTCGTCAAGGAGCACTTCGGGGAGTCCACGGCGAGCGACCACAACATGTACGTGCTCGGCGACCTGCTCTATCAGTCGAACTACAACAGCGGACTGCGGATCCTCAACGTGAGCGACCCCCAGAATCCGACCGAGGTCGGCTTCCTCGACACCGTGCCGTACGCCGAGGGGCCGTCGATGGGCGGCTCGTGGAGCAACTATCCGTACTTCGCGAGCGGGACGATCATCGTCACGAGCGGGAACGAGGGCCTGTTCATGGTGAAGTACCAGAAGCCGGAACTCGTGCCGTAATGGAGAGAATCGCGAGCGTCGTGCGGTCCGGCCTCCTCGCCCTGGGGATAGCCGGGTTCGTGGCGGTTCGGGCCGCTTCGGCGGGGGGCGTGTCCGCTCCCTCCGCCGAGGGTCCGTTCCTCTACGTGGCGAACCAGGAGGCGGCGGCGGTGACCGTCATCGACCTCGAGACCCACGAAGTCGTCGAGGTGATCGACCTCGAGGCCATGGGGTACGGGGCGAACGCGAAGCCGCACCACGTCGCGGTCGAGCCGGACGGGTCGTTTTGGTACGTGTCGCTCATCGCGGCCAACCGGGTGCTCAAGTTCGACCGTGACAATGAACTCGTCGCGTCCGTCGACTTCGAGCGGCCCGGCCTCCTCGCGCTCCACCCCTCGGAGCCCTGGCTCTTCGTCGGGCGGTCGATGGCCGCGGTGAACCCGCCCCAGCGCATCGGCCGCATCGACCGGATGTCGATGGAGGTCGAGGAGTACGACGTCTTCATCCCGCGGCCGCACGCGCTGCTGGCGAGCCCTGACGGCGGGTGGGTCTACGCGGGCAGCCTGGGAGAGAACTCCGTCGTCACGGTCGAAGCGGAGAGCGGCCAGGCCGAGTTGCTCAGACTTCCCGGCTCCGGGGCGATGCCCCATGTCCTCGTGCAATACGCGATCTCCCCGGATGGCGAGACGCTCGTTGCGACGGCGGAGATGACGGCCAAGCTCCTCGTCTTCGATGTCACGGAGCCGGTGGCGCCGAAGCTCGTGGGGGAGCTGGACGTGGGCGCGCGGCCGTGGCACCCGAGCTGGTCGGCGGACGGGCGATGGATCTGGTTCGGCAACCTGGGCGCGAACGAGGTCACTCTCGTCGACACCTCCGACTGGTCCGTTGCCGCCGTGATCCGGGGCGAGGGCCTCGCCGAACCGCACGGCAGCGTGCTCTCGCCGGACGGCTCCCGACTCTACGTGGCGAACCGGAACGAGACCGGCTCCTACGCGTCGTCGGACCGGATGGGATACGACGCACCCGGCGGTACGGTCGTCGTCATCGACACGTCGACTCGCGAGATCATCGACGTCATCGAGACACCGCCCTACGCGTCGGGCATCGGTCTCGCCTCCAGCCCGCGCTGAGGGCCTCGCAGACGTGAGCCGAATGGCCGGACCCCGGAGCCTGCGGGCCGCGCCGCGAGCGCTGGCCGCGGCGCTCCTCGCGGCGGGATGCGCGTCGGGCAGCGCCGGTCCGGGGGAGTTGGCGCCAGAGCGCGCGGCCGGCGGCGAACCCGGATTCGTCCGCGCCGTCACCCCCTTTCCGGTGTTCGACGAATCCGGCAACGCGTACGAAATCCCCTTCCTCGGCGGCTTCAACGTGCCCCGTCCGCAGTGGGTGGACATCGACGGCGACGGCGACCTCGACCTCTTCGTGCAGGAGACGACGAACCGGCTGCTGTTCTTCGAGCGCGAGGATACGCCGGACGGACGGCGCCACACCTGGCGGCCGGAGGCGTACTCGGACCTCGAGGTCGGAGAGTGGTTCCGGTTCGTGGATGTCGACGCGGACGGAGACCGGGACCTCCTCGCGGAATCTCCCTTCAGCTACATGAAGCTCTACCGGAACACCGGTACGGCGGGGGGAGCCGTATTCGAACTCATCGCGGACACGCTCCGCGACACGCGCGGGGAGGCGATCTTCTCGGATCGCCAGAACATCCCCAACGCGGCGGACATCGACTGCGACGGCCGCCTCGACCTCTTCATCGGCCGCCTCGTGGGGACGGTGACGCGCTACGAGGCGACGGGTGCGATCGGCGCCAACGCTTCACCCTTCCGGCACATCACGGACCGCTTCGAGGACATCGAGATCGTCGCCGACCCGGCCGCGGCCGGGGGCGTGCCGCCCTTCGACGGCCCGGACGCGGGCGGCCCCACCCTGCACGGGGCGAACACGATGGCGCTCGCCGACTATGACGCGGATGGCGATACGGACATGTTCTGGGGCGATTTCTTCGAGGCCGGACTTCTCCTGATCGAGAACGCCGGATCGTGCGAGGCTCCGAACCTCCGCGTGGAGCCGCGTCCCTTCCCCCTCGACGACCCGATCCGGACGAGCGGCTACAACGCTCCGACCTTCGGCGACTACGACGGCGACGGCGACCTCGACCTGCTCATGGGCGTGCTCGGCGGCGCGTACAACGCGAACACGACGACCGCCGACAACCTCATGCTCTTCTCGCAGGAGTCCGACGGCGGCTTCGAGCTGCGGACGCGGCGCTTCATCTCGCAGATCGATGTGGGCAGCGAGAGCGTGGCCTCCCTCGTGGATCTCGACGGCGACGGCGACCTCGACCTCCTGCTCGGCAACAAGATCGACCCCGGGGACCTGTCGAACTCGCGCGTCTTCCTGTTCGAGAACGAGGGGAGCGCGACGGAGCCGGTCTTCCGCCGGACGGGTGAGTTCGACCTGCCGGGCGCCTACCACAACGCGCCGGCCTTCGGCGACCTGGACGCGGACGGCGACCTCGATCTGCTGCTCGGCACCTGGCGCGACGAGATCCGCTACGTGCGGAACGAGGGGTCGGCCATGGAACCGCGCCTCACACTGGTGGACTCGGCGTTCGTCGAGATCACGCGCGGGAGCAACGCGACGCCCGCGCTCGGCGACCTCGACGGGGATGGAGACCTCGATCTCATGATCGGGGAGTCCTCGGGGGCGCTGAACTACTACGCGAACGTCGGCTCCGCTTCGGAACCGCGCTTCGAATTCGTGAGCGATGAGTACGGGGAGATCGACATCGGCCGGCGGAGCTTCCCCAAGCTCCTCGACCACGACGGCGACGGCGACCTCGACCTCATCGTCGGCACCGAGTCGGACGGAATCCGCTACTTCCGAAACGATGGGAGTCCCGCGGCCCCGAACTTCGTCGAGGCCGACGGCGGGTTCCCCTCCGCCGAGGACCTGCCGCTGTTCACGACGCCGGAGTTCGGGGATCTGGACGGTGACGGCGATCTCGACCTCGTCGTCGGCGCCGCCGGAGGGGGCCTCTACTACTTCGAACGACGTTGAATCCCGTGAAAGGATGTACCTGATGAATAGAACGCGCACGTTTTGCGCCGCGGCCGTCTGCAGCCTGCTCCTGCCGGGGGCGGCGGAAGCCCAGGAATTCGGCGGCACAGTGGTGCTCCACGAGGGAACGATTATCGTCAGCGAAGCGATCGACCCGGCTGCGAATCCGCAGGACCCATCGTCGGCCGCGCCCCGCACCCTCTACGTGTACGAGCGGGCGGGCGGGGGCTGGGAGCGCACGGGCACGCTGCACGCGCCGGAACACGGCGGCGCGGACTACTTCGGCCGCTTCGTGCTCGCGGACGGCGACCGGCTGCTGGTCGGCGCCACGGCACTCGACCCCGACGGGGACGGCCAGAGCGACGGCAGCGTCCTGATCTTCCGGCGCGACGGCGACGGGTGGGAATTCGAGCGCTACCTGCGGCCGGAGAGTGTCCCCCCCGGCGTGTCCTTCGGCCGTTTCGCCTCGATCGGTGGCAACCTACTTGTCGTCACCGCGCTGGGTTATCAGGAGACCGGCGGGGCCTGGGTCTTCACGCGCGGCGAGGATGGCGAGTGGATCGAGGACGGGATCCTGACCTCCGCCGACCCGGATCCGCAGCAGGAGTTCTTCGGTTGGGGCGCCCACACCGATGGCGAGCGCGTGATCGTGGGTGCCTTTGCCGGGCCGCAGCTGCCCGGGGCGGCGTACGTGTTCGGCCGGAGTTCCGAGGGTGACTGGGTGCAGGAGGGACGGCTCGGCCACGAGGGCGACGAGAGGCAGCCGGGAGCGGCGCTCGTGGCGAATCGCGCCGCGGTCCTCTCGGTCGGCATCAACGGCTCCCATGCCCTTCTCGGACTGCCGGGCGCCTACGACGGGGCGGGGACGGTCCTCAACTACGTGCGCCGCCCGTCCGGCGATTGGGTGCGGCAGGGATCGCTGTCGGCCTTCCACCGCCAGCCCGGCGACTACTTCGGGGCAACCATCGCGGCGCATGATGACGAACTCTGGATCGCGGCTCCGGGCGCGGGACGCTTCGGCGCGATCTACGCCTTCTCCCCGGATGCCGCGGCCGCGGATTTCGGCTCGTCGACCCGCATCGGCGCGGGCCCCGGAACGGATGCGGGCGACGGCTTCGGCCTCTCGATCTCCGCCTCCGGCGACATGGCGGTCATGGGGCAACCGTGGGACGATGCGTCGCTCGGTTCCGCCGTCGTGTTCGAGAACCGGGATGGCACGTGGGCCGAGACGGCGAAGCTCTTCATCCCGGAGGAACGGCGCCCCTTGACGGCGCTCTCCGAGGTCGACTGCAGCGACGACGGCGTGGCGGACCAGTTCACCTGCGATCAGGTGGACGTGGTCTCGTTCCTGCCACTCGACGCGATCGGGGGCACCGACCGCGGCATCGAGACGAACGACGTGTGGGGGTGGACGGATCCGCAGACAGGCCGCGAGTACGCGGTCGTCGGCCGCACGGACGGCACCGCGTTCATCGACATCTCCGACCCCGCGGCGCCCGTCTACCTCGGCAACCTGCCGAAGACGCCCGGCTCGCTGACCCAATCGTGGCGCGACATCAAGGTCTACGCGGATCACGCGTTCGTCGTGGCGGACAACGCGGGCGAGCACGGGATGCAGGTGTTCGACCTCACGCGGCTCCGGGATGCCGGCGGGAGCCCGGTCGAGTTCGATCCCGACACGGTGTACGAGGGAATCGCGAGCGCCCACAACGTGGTCATCAACGAGGAGACCGCGACCGCGTACGCCGTGGGTTCGAGCGGCGGCGGCGAGACGTGCGGCGGTGGGCTCCACATGATCGACATCAGCGATCCGAAGGCGCCGAGTTTTCTGGGGTGCCACGCCGAAGCCGGCACGGGCCGCGGAGGGACGGGGTACACGCACGACGCGCAGTGTGTGAACTACCGCGGCCCGGACGCCGAGCACGCGGGGAAGGAAATCTGTTTCAAGGCCAACGAGACGCACGTCGTGATCGCGGACGTCACGGACCGGGACAACCCCGTCACGCTCTCGACCGCCGATTACCCGGCCGCCACCTACACGCACCAGGGTTGGCTCACGGAGGACCACCGCTATTTCTACCAGAACGACGAACTCGACGAGATGTCTTCGGTGGGCCAGGCGCAGCAGACCGGCACGGAGCCCGACATGGAGGCGAGCCGCACGCTCATCTGGGACGTCTCGGATCTGGACGATCCGATCCTCGTCAAGGAACACTTCGGGGAGACGTTCACGATCGACCACAACCTGTACATCGTGGGCGACCTCATGTACCAATCGAACTACGTGAGCGGGCTGCGCGTGCTCGACATCAGCGACCGCGAGAACCCGCGCGAGGTCGGCTTCTTCGATACGGTGCCGTGGGACGAGTCCGTCACCTTCGACGGCTCGTGGTCCAACTACCCGTTCTTCGCCAGCGGAACGATCGTCGTGTCGAGCGGCAAGGAGGGCGTGTTCTTCCTCCGGTACCGTCGCCCGGAACTGGTGCCCTGAGACGCTCGGGACACCCGTCCGCGGCGGCCGGCGGGCCGCTGGCGGCGCGGGCGCTCGCGCTCCTGGCAGGGGTGGCGAGCTGGGGATGCTCGGATGGCACGGGCCCTTCCCCGGCTCCGCCCCCGCCGCCCGCGCCGCCGGAGCCCGTCGCCTTCGAGCTGGCGGCGAACGAGGTGTTGACCGGGCTCTCCCAGCCGGTTTTCCTCGCCGCTCCACCGGGCGACGCGAGGCTCTTCGTCGTGGAGCAGACGGGCCGCATCCGCATCGCGAGCGCGGACGGACAACTCCTCGGCGACCCCTTCCTCGACCTCTCTGGCCGCGTGGGAACGGCGCCCGAGGGCGGCCTCCTGACGATGGCCTTCCACCCGCGGTACGCGGACAACGGACAGGTCTTCGTCTACTACACCGACCCGGGGGACGACACGGTGGTCGAGCGTTACACCATCTCGGGGGACCCCGACCGCCTCGACCCGGGTTCGGCGAAGCGGATCCTCGCGCTCACGCAGCGCCGCCAGAACCACAACGGCGGAATGCTGCAGTTCGGGCCCGACGGGATGCTGTACATCTTCCTCGGCGACGAGGGCGGGGCCGGCGATCCGTTCGGCAACGGGCAGAATCCGGAGACGCTGCACGGTTCGATCCTCCGCCTCGACGTGGACGGAGGCGACCCGTACGCGATCCCGGACGACAACCCCTTCGCTGGAGAGGAGGGCGGGCGGGGCGAGATCTGGGCCATCGGCGTCCGGAACCCGTGGCGCTCGACCTTCGACTTCACGGGGGACGTCCTCTACGTGGCGGACGTGGGCCAGAACGAACGCGAGGAGATCAACGCCGTGCCGGCCGGAGAGGCGGGCGTGAACTACGGCTGGAGCACGATGGAAGGGTCCGCCTGCTACCAGAGTTCCGGGTGCGACATGTCGGGTCTCACGCTGCCCGTCGTCGAGTACATCCACGACGGCAACGTCTGCTCGGTGACCGGAGGATACGTCTACCGCGGCTCACAGCTCCCCGAGATCGCGGGGCACTACTTCTACTCGGATTTCTGCACCGGCTTCCTGCGAAGCTTCCGGTTCGACGGCGGACAGGCGACGGACGAGCGACGCTGGAACGTGGGAAGTCTCGGGGCGGTGTCGTCCTTCGGCGTCGACGGCGCCGGGGAACTCTACGTCGTGAACCTCACCGGCTCCGTCTCCCGCCTGGAGCGCCGCCAGCCGTAGCGGCCCGAGGCCGGGCCGAAGTGGCCGCCGTCGGCCGACGGCGGCGGCCGACGGCTCGGCACGCTCACACTCTGAACGTCACCCCCACCTGGAAGAGCAGGAAGTCGACGTCGGAGGCAATGGGGGAGAACGAACTCCCGCCGAAGCCGTCCTCGACGATGCTCCCGGGCACGAGATACTCCGTGCGGCCGTGCCTCCGGTACTGGGCTTCGAGCTTCAACACGATCGGCTTGGCGGACCGGCGGACCGGGATCGCGAGCCCGCCGCCGACGCCGTACGCCGCCCGCACGTCGTCGAAGTTCACCGTCGTTCCCTGATAGGGCGAGTCGCGATAGAGCGTGTGGTAGAGATCCCAACCGGGCTCGACCGAGCTGACCGTGAAGAAGTAGCCGAGCCCCACGAAGCCGTTCACGAAGGGCTGGACGGGGCCGTACGGAAGCCGGATCTCGGGGCCGAATCCCAGGTAGCCG is a genomic window containing:
- a CDS encoding choice-of-anchor B family protein, with amino-acid sequence MNRTRTFCAAAVCSLLLPGAAEAQEFGGTVVLHEGTIIVSEAIDPAANPQDPSSAAPRTLYVYERAGGGWERTGTLHAPEHGGADYFGRFVLADGDRLLVGATALDPDGDGQSDGSVLIFRRDGDGWEFERYLRPESVPPGVSFGRFASIGGNLLVVTALGYQETGGAWVFTRGEDGEWIEDGILTSADPDPQQEFFGWGAHTDGERVIVGAFAGPQLPGAAYVFGRSSEGDWVQEGRLGHEGDERQPGAALVANRAAVLSVGINGSHALLGLPGAYDGAGTVLNYVRRPSGDWVRQGSLSAFHRQPGDYFGATIAAHDDELWIAAPGAGRFGAIYAFSPDAAAADFGSSTRIGAGPGTDAGDGFGLSISASGDMAVMGQPWDDASLGSAVVFENRDGTWAETAKLFIPEERRPLTALSEVDCSDDGVADQFTCDQVDVVSFLPLDAIGGTDRGIETNDVWGWTDPQTGREYAVVGRTDGTAFIDISDPAAPVYLGNLPKTPGSLTQSWRDIKVYADHAFVVADNAGEHGMQVFDLTRLRDAGGSPVEFDPDTVYEGIASAHNVVINEETATAYAVGSSGGGETCGGGLHMIDISDPKAPSFLGCHAEAGTGRGGTGYTHDAQCVNYRGPDAEHAGKEICFKANETHVVIADVTDRDNPVTLSTADYPAATYTHQGWLTEDHRYFYQNDELDEMSSVGQAQQTGTEPDMEASRTLIWDVSDLDDPILVKEHFGETFTIDHNLYIVGDLMYQSNYVSGLRVLDISDRENPREVGFFDTVPWDESVTFDGSWSNYPFFASGTIVVSSGKEGVFFLRYRRPELVP
- a CDS encoding PQQ-dependent sugar dehydrogenase — protein: MTGLSQPVFLAAPPGDARLFVVEQTGRIRIASADGQLLGDPFLDLSGRVGTAPEGGLLTMAFHPRYADNGQVFVYYTDPGDDTVVERYTISGDPDRLDPGSAKRILALTQRRQNHNGGMLQFGPDGMLYIFLGDEGGAGDPFGNGQNPETLHGSILRLDVDGGDPYAIPDDNPFAGEEGGRGEIWAIGVRNPWRSTFDFTGDVLYVADVGQNEREEINAVPAGEAGVNYGWSTMEGSACYQSSGCDMSGLTLPVVEYIHDGNVCSVTGGYVYRGSQLPEIAGHYFYSDFCTGFLRSFRFDGGQATDERRWNVGSLGAVSSFGVDGAGELYVVNLTGSVSRLERRQP
- a CDS encoding VCBS repeat-containing protein; translated protein: MAGPRSLRAAPRALAAALLAAGCASGSAGPGELAPERAAGGEPGFVRAVTPFPVFDESGNAYEIPFLGGFNVPRPQWVDIDGDGDLDLFVQETTNRLLFFEREDTPDGRRHTWRPEAYSDLEVGEWFRFVDVDADGDRDLLAESPFSYMKLYRNTGTAGGAVFELIADTLRDTRGEAIFSDRQNIPNAADIDCDGRLDLFIGRLVGTVTRYEATGAIGANASPFRHITDRFEDIEIVADPAAAGGVPPFDGPDAGGPTLHGANTMALADYDADGDTDMFWGDFFEAGLLLIENAGSCEAPNLRVEPRPFPLDDPIRTSGYNAPTFGDYDGDGDLDLLMGVLGGAYNANTTTADNLMLFSQESDGGFELRTRRFISQIDVGSESVASLVDLDGDGDLDLLLGNKIDPGDLSNSRVFLFENEGSATEPVFRRTGEFDLPGAYHNAPAFGDLDADGDLDLLLGTWRDEIRYVRNEGSAMEPRLTLVDSAFVEITRGSNATPALGDLDGDGDLDLMIGESSGALNYYANVGSASEPRFEFVSDEYGEIDIGRRSFPKLLDHDGDGDLDLIVGTESDGIRYFRNDGSPAAPNFVEADGGFPSAEDLPLFTTPEFGDLDGDGDLDLVVGAAGGGLYYFERR
- a CDS encoding YncE family protein; this encodes MERIASVVRSGLLALGIAGFVAVRAASAGGVSAPSAEGPFLYVANQEAAAVTVIDLETHEVVEVIDLEAMGYGANAKPHHVAVEPDGSFWYVSLIAANRVLKFDRDNELVASVDFERPGLLALHPSEPWLFVGRSMAAVNPPQRIGRIDRMSMEVEEYDVFIPRPHALLASPDGGWVYAGSLGENSVVTVEAESGQAELLRLPGSGAMPHVLVQYAISPDGETLVATAEMTAKLLVFDVTEPVAPKLVGELDVGARPWHPSWSADGRWIWFGNLGANEVTLVDTSDWSVAAVIRGEGLAEPHGSVLSPDGSRLYVANRNETGSYASSDRMGYDAPGGTVVVIDTSTREIIDVIETPPYASGIGLASSPR